The DNA segment agctATATATCcattcaatccatttttaacatacaaacatactattTTTAGgaaatgcttcttcttcttctattacatatctcaaatattgaccgatattttagGTCCAACGCCAACTATAGGTTTTCTTCTTAtacgtatatctcgtacagctctaCGTTCCATTGACTCCGGTACTCGCCGTAAAACGGCTTTGTCCCCGATGCTAAAGATAATgtttctggcgtatttagttattccTCGGGAGgcatggttcgccttctcactttagctagccttcaaacagatgttctttggctacccagaggatacttggtctaaggccggaagtcatgagctgcttgagacatatgtaaaataatcgtatctgcccacttccaagtgaaaggcactcagagaattttcctcacttgcgtgaacttctacacatgactctgTCCTTCagagaagaacgactggcgtgctgttataaactcggttataaccgcgtaagcggtatctacgccaataaagaagaaaaaggcgAATTTGTTTGATGTAGATTtggtggtttaggagatatgtacattaaatagGTTAGGAGACGGGCCACAcctatttacatattatatttaacttGTTTATATTCAgttgatacaaacaaccgttaggtgaacaaaactacgtatttgaagcaacatgttgcaagagcatacaatttttgattttctataattttataatactaAAGGAAAATAgaatagtacatatatttaataatccCACAATTCTGAAGTTTTAAGAGGCGTTGTTAGAGATAGGATATTAACTAAATTTACTGATTTATTGTCTTTTCAGAGTGAAAATGCCATTGGTGCTCATCGTGTATTTGATAAAACATCATTCTCCTGTTCTGGACGGCCATCGGGTTACTACGCAGACGTTGAAACTGGCTGTCAGGTATATATATTACGAGCGTTTCTTGCCTACTACTCTTACCAAGATGACCTATAATTGGCAATTCTAAACGTACTAATCCAAATTTACTTTGGCAGGTGTACCATATGTGCGACGGTTTGGGACGCCAATTCAGCTATTCGTGCCCCAATACGACGCTTTTCCAGCAGCGCATGCTAATCTGCGATCACTGGTATATGGTGAATTGTTCACGCGCAGAAAGCGACTATGCAGCGAATTTACTAATTGGTGAGTATGAAATAGTACGAGCAAATCTAAATTAGATGAGCTAAGACAATAATAACATCGGTTCGCTATTATCGCAGAATATCACAATAAACTTGACTTccaaataaaaagaatttcacatatttttcgttttcaatgCAGGACAACGGGATAAGCCGTTTGTGAACGATGAGGAAAACAGTTTGCGTACACCCCGTCCTGACCTCTTGGATCGACCTTATGCACCAGATTACTCTGGAGAATCATTCAGAGATCAGTACAAGGTTTGTAGAAATAACTCCAAATTCTCAGAGTTTTTGTGTCGCTTTTGTCTCTTTTTAAATTCAAAGGACAATTGTGGTACCCTTAACAATGTCTTTCTCacctgtttttttatattttctatagcAACTTCCGGCGATCCAAAATCAAATACAAATTGGCGATACTCCAAAAATACAGGACAAATTCAGTGCTGTCACACAGTCGACACCGGGTCAGCAACACTGGAAAATACCATCACCGAGCCGCACTATACTGCCACCAGCCTACGAAGCACAGATCTCGGACGACAGCACTTCGCAAGCAAATAGTGGAAACGTACAATTTGTGCCCAAAACGCAACCAGCACCGCCAACCGTAGCAAAGACATCAGGTCGTGGCCTGTCAAACAATCGCTTCAACAGCGCAGCGCTACATCAGCGCGGTCAATCGGGTGAGCACGAGGACTTAGGTACGAGTCACAGTACTCGTTATAATACATCAGCTGATTTGAACTCTGCTGAGCAACCGAACAGAAAAGCGGCAAGTTTCCTTAATAAGGACAACGTTAAAAGTACGATTACTTTGACAACGCCTACAGTTACAACAACTCCATCTACTACCACAACAAGAGCCGCAACCAGCACTACCACTAGTACTGTAGTTACGACAAATTTACCTTATAAAGTACCATCTAAGGTGTACGAGCCGCCATTCCTGTATCCAATTTATAATGAAAACGACACTGTGAGCACAAGGACATCACTACGCACTTCGCCTGCCACACCCTTCACAACCTCCCCAGCTCTGAACAAGTTTACATCCACAACTCCCATACCAGCGCCAAACCGGCCAACAACGCTGGCGGGCAAACCTTTCACCGTATCAAACGGTGGTGTTACCACAAAAGCACCCAATATTGGTGGACGTAGCCagaataatttaattcaaactaGTTTCGGTCAAAGTTCCAAAGATATACGCACTCCTACGCCAGCGCAAGGCTTTAAGCCGCCTACACCTCGTCCACCTGTAACTACAACCACAGGCGCGCCAAAAAGCTTGGAGAACTCTCCTTTTGACTATAGTATTCCTACCACAAATCGTCTTCATTTGCCTACACCTTTCATAAATACGTCGGACGCGACCGGAGCCCAAGTCATCAAACCGCCAGCGAAACAACTTCTGCCCCCACATCAAGAGTTTGTGCAACATGACATTGCTACCACACAGGGGCCGCCCATCTACTATGAGTGGAAAATGCCGTCAAATGGACTTGAACCACCGAAATTGGATCCGCCAATTGGTGTGGATGGACGCGAATATCCCGAAGCGACATTCGATTACAATGCCATCAGTGGCGCCAGCGATAATACAAACGCGGCCGAGCATAAGCAAATCTCGAATATCAATGCTGCGCCACCAACAAAAGCGCCGGGTGAAAATAATCCAACCGCACGTACGCCTATTTCGCGCTCCATCAAAGAGACGGGACAGCCAAATAGCGTACACCGTGTAAATGCCGAAAAGCCGAAGTCGGCAAATACATTGGTGGTCGCAACAGATCGCTCCGACACAATAGCCGTTCCAGCTTCGGATATCACACAGTTGCGCAAAGACTACTCGGTGCCCGAATATCTATTTCCTTTAGAACCGTTGGGCCGTACTGGCTATTTGTCGACGGATGCGTACAACTCATTTCTACTAAAGATACCTGAACATGGCGACGATGAGCCGGAAGATCACAGACATTGGTTCGGCGAGAATCCTAAATGTCCCGAGTGTCATCCGTCTTTTGTAGTGCCCGGTACTTGCGAACCCTGTATACGGAGGTAGATGGGTGCAAACGCTGAGGCCTTGGATCCAACGGGCATTTAGTATTTACACGAATTCAAAGTTTAGCacaataaataaatgacaaTTCTCTTCTTTAGTTTCATTGCCTTGCTCTTTACTGTAGTTTTACGAATACAGAGTTGCATTTGCAGCATATATAGAGCTcctaatttgtaattaaattaagataGGGAGCGAAGCCAAGCGTGAGCCATTAGCtatactacacacatacacatgcgagtacatatattttacatatattttaatataagtatatatgtatataatttttataaccgTTATAATTGTAAATGGCTGCTACTATATCATGAACAATACCTGTTATATAAATTAGTTAAGTAGGATGCATATTGCTACTGCTCGTGCCTGCATTTTTCGCCTCCTTTTCACTGATAtccatatactcgtataagtaCAAGTGAGCGattatt comes from the Bactrocera neohumeralis isolate Rockhampton chromosome 2, APGP_CSIRO_Bneo_wtdbg2-racon-allhic-juicebox.fasta_v2, whole genome shotgun sequence genome and includes:
- the LOC126767823 gene encoding mucin-5AC, whose product is MFTHNWLKWPVLIWLLSCCYLLAFTDGQSENAIGAHRVFDKTSFSCSGRPSGYYADVETGCQVYHMCDGLGRQFSYSCPNTTLFQQRMLICDHWYMVNCSRAESDYAANLLIGQRDKPFVNDEENSLRTPRPDLLDRPYAPDYSGESFRDQYKQLPAIQNQIQIGDTPKIQDKFSAVTQSTPGQQHWKIPSPSRTILPPAYEAQISDDSTSQANSGNVQFVPKTQPAPPTVAKTSGRGLSNNRFNSAALHQRGQSGEHEDLGTSHSTRYNTSADLNSAEQPNRKAASFLNKDNVKSTITLTTPTVTTTPSTTTTRAATSTTTSTVVTTNLPYKVPSKVYEPPFLYPIYNENDTVSTRTSLRTSPATPFTTSPALNKFTSTTPIPAPNRPTTLAGKPFTVSNGGVTTKAPNIGGRSQNNLIQTSFGQSSKDIRTPTPAQGFKPPTPRPPVTTTTGAPKSLENSPFDYSIPTTNRLHLPTPFINTSDATGAQVIKPPAKQLLPPHQEFVQHDIATTQGPPIYYEWKMPSNGLEPPKLDPPIGVDGREYPEATFDYNAISGASDNTNAAEHKQISNINAAPPTKAPGENNPTARTPISRSIKETGQPNSVHRVNAEKPKSANTLVVATDRSDTIAVPASDITQLRKDYSVPEYLFPLEPLGRTGYLSTDAYNSFLLKIPEHGDDEPEDHRHWFGENPKCPECHPSFVVPGTCEPCIRR